The following proteins are encoded in a genomic region of Magnolia sinica isolate HGM2019 chromosome 1, MsV1, whole genome shotgun sequence:
- the LOC131248560 gene encoding uncharacterized protein LOC131248560 — MTDAMMCKGFSITLIGSTRIWYHQLKPNSIGSFVELSRLFLTQFISGKKSRKPNTHLFTIKQGPKESLKDYIARFNKEALQVEDYDDKMTLSVVFSGLKEGKFTFSIGKNPLNTLAELVTRAQKYTNAEEFSNARKNVQVADPTGKGKRSMNEEPQPSSKRPDDRASRDRRPSRKPEGKFRSYTPLNTSTKKILLDIRWQKLLNWPVYMKVDPDHRDKRKYCRFHRDHDHNIADSVDLKDEIETLIRKGYLGRYTKEERVFRREERE, encoded by the coding sequence ATGACGGATGCAATGATGTGCAAGGGATTTTCGATCACACTCATAGGATCCACTCGGATTTGGTACCATCAGCTCAAACCCAACTCCATTGGTTCTTTTGTAGAGCTCAGCcgattattccttacccaattcataagcggtaagaagagtcggaaacCGAATACTCACCTGTTCACCATCAAGCAAGGGCCTAAGGAGTCATTGAAGGATTACATTGCCCGTTTCAATAAAGAGGCATTACAGGTGGAAGACTACGACGACAAGATGACGCTCTCTGTCGTGTTCAGTGGTTTGAAAGAAGGGAAGTTCACATTCTCCATTGGAAAGAATCCGCTGAATACGTTAGCCGAGCTCGTCACCAGAGCTCAAAAATATACTAATGCTGAGGAATTCTCCAATGCTCGCAAAAATGTTCAAGTAGCAGACCCAACTGGCAAGGGGAAGAGGTCGATGAACGAAGAACCCCAGCCGTCCAGTAAAAGACCCGACGACCGCGCTTCTCGTGATCGTCGTCCGAGCAGGAAACCAGAGGGTAAATTCCGttcctacactcccctcaacacatCTACCAAGAAAATTTTGCTGGACATCAGATGGCAAAAACTCCTGAATTGGCCTGTTTATATGAAGGTCGACCCGGATCACCGAGACAAGCGCAAGTATTGTCGCTTCCATCGAGACCACGACCACAATATAGCTGATAGCGTGGATCTTAAAGATGAGATCGAGACTCTTATCCGTAAGGGTTATCTAGGCCGGTATACCAAAGAAGAGAGGGTCTTTCGGAGAGAAGAACGAGAATAG